The Solea senegalensis isolate Sse05_10M unplaced genomic scaffold, IFAPA_SoseM_1 scf7180000017270, whole genome shotgun sequence genomic interval CTTTCTTGTAATTGCTCAGGAAGCTATCCAGTTTCTGCCTCGCTTTTGAGGAACTGTGGCTCTGAAGCTGTTCCCCAAGCTGGGTTATCTCACTGACAAGACAAAATGATATAGCAAAATAATGAAGTCGTTAAAGACactcaaatacaaaataagatATAAACTGAAAATTGGATTAACAGTTTCCTAAACTATCCGGCTTACCTTGAGTCAAACTCTGTGCCACGCATGTACATCTCCTTGGctttgtccagggagatggagTGAACAGCTCCGAGGGCGTGTACTGTTGCCTGTGGCATgaagattaagatttaagattgtgtTAGACAGTGACCATGTGTTAAAAGGAGACAGACATATGCAGTCATATAACACATGTAGTCtacaaatcagtgtcagtgtctgagatCTCTGGCAAAAGTACATCCATTACGAATGCCACTGGATCTGCAGACTTCTTGTCTGTCTCAGTACGTTCGAGTACTTCAGACAAGAAGTGCATGACTTTGTCCACTTGTtcatcatcttcaaaaaaaagGATGACCCTGTCCTGTTTCTTGGCCCAAGGAGACACCGTGTtgcctgtgatgatgatgaactgaTGATGTTTAGGATTTTAGTTTGGTATTCatcatatacaaatacacaaacaccacactaaatgccattgtcactcactTTAAGGTGTTGCAGCATGCCCTGATCCTCTGTGATTACACTGGTTAACAGACAACATGCCTCGCGTCGCTTCTGTTGGGCTCGTTGGGCCCTTtcctaaaattaaattacacataatatgcaacactgaatacatgtgattaagaactttgaataagacattttctttccctgattaTTTGCACTTCCTCTGATAAGAGGTGTCATCCTGGCTGGCAACTTGTTTggccacagtaacatcactgccCTAAATGGATATACAGATAAGCCTGTCTGAGAGGCAAATTGTTACATTACTTCTGAgaacaatcattattatcaggggcatctataaaaatgcaggaatcttgaaactttttctcaatatctaaattctcaacaagagtgaaaataaaatacacattgacttaagattctacacacatgaagtacagtacacataGATGAAATGGCTCCAGCAttagtttactttactttacttattttgagTTTCTGATACTCAAATGGATGAGTTGAATAGTCTGATGGTCACAGTTATCCATggtcaggacaaacagaaataacatcacatttaataatacataaggCTCATGGGGAAATTAAAGCCTTTCAgcgttgaaatgaaaaaatatttgataatttaGGACTTACCACCGTACTCCACCATTGACCTTTGGTGTCCCTGCAGATGAGACACAAGCTTTGCATAGCTCCCcttttttgtgcagatcagaCACTGATAAGTGTCCGAGTCacatctcctcagctcagggtctgctccttcactgaacgtagtgttgctctataagagaaaatgtaaattaaaattgtattttgtatttttaacatggaaacatttttaatccagaatcaagtagtaatacactggactgcatttgccttta includes:
- the LOC122764161 gene encoding uncharacterized protein LOC122764161 isoform X2; translated protein: MQSLCLICRDTKGQWWSTVATVHALGAVHSISLDKAKEMYMRGTEFDSSEITQLGEQLQSHSSSKARQKLDSFLSNYKKALECEEFLRRL
- the LOC122764161 gene encoding uncharacterized protein LOC122764161 isoform X3; amino-acid sequence: MLQHLKATVHALGAVHSISLDKAKEMYMRGTEFDSSEITQLGEQLQSHSSSKARQKLDSFLSNYKKALECEEFLRRL
- the LOC122764161 gene encoding PWWP domain-containing DNA repair factor 3A-like isoform X1 → MHFLSEVLERTETDKKSADPVAFVMDVLLPEATVHALGAVHSISLDKAKEMYMRGTEFDSSEITQLGEQLQSHSSSKARQKLDSFLSNYKKALECEEFLRRL